The Klebsiella aerogenes KCTC 2190 region TTCGGCGGCAAGCTCACCACCTACCGTAAACTGGCGGAACATGCGCTGGAAAAACTGACGCCGTATTATCAGGGGATTGGCCCGGCGTGGACCAAAACCGCCGTTCTGCCCGGCGGCGATATCGGCGGCGACCGCGACGACTACGCGGCGAAACTGCGCCGTCGCTTCGCGTTTATCAGCGAATCAATGGCCCGCCACTACGCCCGCACCTACGGTAGCAACAGCGAGTGGATCCTTGGCGAAGCGACTTCGCTTGCCGATCTGGGAGAAGATTTTGGCCACGAGTTTTATGAAGCCGAGCTGAAGTACCTGGTCGAACACGAGTGGGTTCGCAGCCTGGATGACGCTATCTGGCGCCGTACCAAACAGGGGATGTGGCTGAATGCCGAGCAGCAGACGCGTATCAGCGAGTGGCTGGCGCAACATACGGGAAAGTCTGAACTGTCGTTAGCGTCCTGACATACCCCGGGCTGCGGCTGACGCCTGGCCCGGGCTACATCACCGCACACACAAAAACGGGGCCTACTGGGCCCCGTTTTACTGATGCTTAACCGATTACAAACGAACCGGGTCGATATGCCAGATATGTTTGGCGTACTCCTGGATTGTGCGATCGGATGAGAAATAGCCCATGTTGGCGATGTTCATCATCGCTTTATTGGCCCACTCCTCCGGATGGCGGTACAGCTCGTCCACCTTATCCTGGCAATCAACGTAGCTGCGGTAGTCCGCCAGTACCTGATAGTGGTCGCCAAAGTTGATCAGCGAATCCAGCAGGTCGCGGTAGCGGCCAGGCTCCGAAGGACTGAACAGGCCGGTGCCAATCTGCGTCAACGCCTGATGCAGCTCCTCATCCTGCTCATAATAGTCGCGCGGTTTATAGCCGTTGCTGCGCAGGGCTTCTACCTGTTCCGCGGTATTACCGAAGATAAAGATATTGTCCTCGCCGACGTGCTCCAGCATCTCAACGTTAGCGCCATCCAGCGTACCAATGGTTAGCGCCCCGTTGAGCGCAAACTTCATATTGCTGGTACCGGACGCTTCCGTTCCCGCCAACGAAATCTGCTCGGAGAGATCCGCCGCCGGGATAATCAGCTGCGCCAGGCTCACACTGTAGTTGGGGATAAACACCACTTTTAGCTTATCGCCAATCTGCGGATCGTTGTTTACCACCGCCGCTACATCGTTGATCAGATGAATAATATGCTTCGCCATGTAGTAAGCCGACGCGGCCTTGCCGGCGAAGATATTCACCCGCGGCACCCACTCCGCCTGCGGATCGGCTTTGATCCTATTGTAGCGGGTGATGACGTGCAGGATATTCATCAGCTGGCGTTTATATTCGTGGATGCGTTTGATCTGCACATCAAACAGCGCCCTGGGATTGACCACCACGTTCAACTGCTGGGCGATATAGTTCGCCAGCCGCTGCTTATTCTCAAGCTTGGCGCGGCGCACCGCCTGGTTCACCGTCGGATAATCAATATGCTGCTGCAGATCGCTTAGTTGGCTTAAGTCGGTGCGCCAGGTGTGGCCGATATTCTCATCCAGCACCTGCGACAGCGGCGGGTTCGCCAACGCCAGCCAGCGCCGCGGCGTGACGCCGTTGGTGACGTTGGTAAAGCGCATCGGGAAAATCTTCGCAAACTCGGCAAACAGCGACTCGACCATTAAGCGCGAATGCAGCTCTGACACACCGTTGACTTTATGGCTGACGACAACCGCCAGCCACGCCATACGCACCCGGCGCCCATTGGATTCATCAATGATCGAGGTACGGCTCAGCAGCGCGGTATCGTTGGGATACTGCTCCTGCAGCGTCTTGAGGAAGTAATCGTTAATCTCGAAGATAATCTGCAGATGGCGCGGCAGGATTTTCCCCAGCATATCGACCGGCCAGGTCTCCAGCGCTTCGCTCATCAACGTATGGTTGGTATAGGAGAAGACCTGACAGGTCACCTCGAAGGCTTCATCCCAGCTAAATTTGTGCTCATCGATCAGCAGACGCATCAGCTCAGGGATCGACAGCACCGGGTGGGTGTCATTGAGGTGAATGGCGATTTTCGCCGCCAGATTGTCGTAGGTGCGGTGCAGCTGGTAGTGGCGGCTGAGGATATCCTGCACCGTCGCCGAGACCAGGAAATACTCCTGACGCAGGCGCAGCTCGCGCCCGGAATAGGTGGAGTCATCCGGGTACAGCACCCGCGAAACGTTCTCGGAGTGGTTCTTATCTTCCACCGCCGCAAAGTAGTCGCCCTGGTTGAATTTACCGAGGTTGATTTCGCTACTGGCCTGCGCGCTCCACAGACGCAGGGTGTTAGTGGCATCGGTATCGAAACCGGGGATAATCTGATCGTAGGCTTCGGCGATAATCTCTTCGGTCTCTATCCAGCGGGTATTTTTCCCTTCCTGCTGCACGCGGCCGCCGAAACGCACTTTATAGCGCGTATTGTGCCGTTCGAACTCCCACGGGTTGCCGTACTCCAGCCAGTAATCCGGCGACTCTTTCTGCCGCCCGTCGACAATGTTCTGCTTAAACATCCCATAGTCGTAGCGGATACCGTAGCCGCGGCCCGGCAGGCCCAGCGTTGCCAGAGAATCGAGGAAGCAGGCGGCCAGGCGCCCTAAACCGCCGTTGCCTAAACCGGGGTCGTTTTCTTCATCAATAAGCTCTTCCAGATCGAGCCCCATATCGGCCAGCGCATTATTCACATCTTCATAAATCCCTAACGACAGCAGCGCGTTAGAGAGGGTGCGGCCAATCAAAAACTCCATCGACAGATAGTAAACCTGCCGCACTTCCTGCGACAGCTGGGCGCGGTTTGAACGCAGCCAGCGCTCGACCATGCGGTCGCGAACGGCGAACAGGGTGGCGTTCAGCCATTCGTGTTTGTTGGCGATCGCCGGATCTTTGCCGATGATAAACATCAGCTTATACGCGATAGAATGCTTTAACGCCTCAACGCTCAGCGTGGGTGATGCATAACTAAAGGGTGCATTCATAGCCATAGCTCCTGTGGTTACATCAAGCGTTGATAGAGTTCACGATAGGATTTCGCCGCCACCTGCCAGCTAAAGTCCATATTCATCGCCTGACGCTGAACGTAGCGCCACAGCGATGGCCGCGACCACAACACAAAGGTGCGCCGGATGGCCCGCAGCAACGACACCGCGTTACTGTCCTCAAAGACAAAGCCGCTGGCGACGCCGTCGGCGAGGTTTTCCAGCGAACAGTCGGCCACGGTATCGGCGAGACCGCCGGTGCGGCGCACCAACGGCAGGGTGCCGTATTTCAGGCCATACAGCTGAGTCAGGCCGCACGGTTCAAAGCGGCTGGGAACCAGAATCACATCGGCGCCGCCCATGATGCGGTGCGAAAACGCCTCGTGATAGCCAATCTGCACGCCGACCTGGCCCGGATGTTCGGCGGCGGCGGCGAGGAAGCCCTCTTGCAGGACCGGATCGCCGGCGCCCAGCAGCGCCAGTTGCCCGCCCTGCTCCAGCAGGCCCGGCAGCGCCTCCAGCACCAGATCCAGCCCTTTTTGGCTGGTCAGGCGGCTCACCACGGCGAACAGCGGCGCTTTGTCATCCACCTTCAGCCCCATGGCGATTTGCAGCTGCCGTTTATTCTCGGCTTTCTCTTCCAGGCTATCTCGGTCATAGCGCGCCGCCAGCAGCAGATCGCTTTGCGGATTCCAGATAGCATCATCGACGCCGTTAAGGATGCCGGACAAGCGGCCCTCATGTTGGCGCTGGCGCAGCAGCCCTTCCATGCCGTAGGCATATTGCGGTTCGGTAATTTCCCTCGCGTAGGTTGGGCTCACCGCCGTGATATGGTCGGCATAGTACAGCCCGGCTTTGAGGAACGAGATCTGGCCGTTAAATTCGAGGCCGTGCATGTTATAGAACGACCACGGCAGTTCTATCTCATTCATATGCCAGGAGTAAAACATTCCCTGGTAGGCGAGATTGTGCACCGTAAACACCGATTTCGCCGGACGGCCGCGCGCCGCCAGATAGGCCGGCGTCAGGCCCGCGTGCCAGTCATGGGCGTGCACCACCTCCGGGCGCCAGAATGGATCCAGCCCGCAGGCCATTTCGCTCCCCACCCAGCCGAGCAGCGCAAAGCGCAGCACGTTGTCGGTATAGGCGTTCATGTTGGCGTCGTGATACGGGCTCCCCGGACGATCGTAGAGATGCGGCGCGTCGATCAGATAGATACCGACGCCGTTAAAATGGCCGAACAGCAGGGTGATGCGCCCGGCAAAGGTATCCCGGCGGGTGACGACCTGCGCGTCGGTAATCCCGCGGCGGATATCCGGATACCCCGGCAGCAGCACGCGGGTATCCACGCCGTCTGCGATCTGCGCCGCAGGCAGCGCGCCGATAACGTCAGCCAGACCGCCGGTTTTTAACAACGGGAACATCTCTGAACATACGTGTAAAACCTGCATTATCGCTCCTGTTTGTGCCCCAGTTTCCGCAGCATGTCGCGCGTAACCAGCACGATCCCTTCTTCTGAACGATAGAAGCGGCTGGCATCTTCTTCCGCATTCTCCCCAATGACCATCCCTTCCGGGATGACGCAGGCGCGATCTATCACGCAGCGGCGCAGGCGGCACGAGCGCCCGACCCAGACATCCGGCAATAAGACTGCCGAATCAATGTTACAAAACGAATTCACCCGCACTCGCGGGAACAGCACCGACTGCACCACCACCGAGCCCGAGATAATGCAGCCGCCGGAAACCAGCGAGTTCAGCGTCATGCCGTGACTGCCGGAGCGGTCCTGGACGAACTTCGCCGGCGGCAGCGATTCCATATGGGTACGGATAGGCCAGTGCTGGTCGTACATATCCAGCTCCGGCGTCACCGAGGCCAGATCGAGGTTGGCCTTCCAGTAGGCTTCCAGTGTCCCGACATCGCGCCAGTACGGCTCGGCTTGCGGGTCGGATTGCACGCAGGAGAGCGGGAAAGGATGTGCATAAGCCATGCCAGCTTCGGTAATTTTCGGGATGATATCTTTGCCGAAGTCGTGGCTGGAGTTTTCGTCGAGATCGTCGGCGGCCAGCAGTTCATAAAGGTAATCCGCATCAAAGACATAGATGCCCATACTGGCAAGCGAGCGGGTAGCGTCGTTCGGCATCGCCGGCGGGTTGGCCGGTTTCTCGACGAACTCGATGATCTTCTCGCTTTCGTCGACCGCCATCACGCCAAAGGCGGATGCTTCTTCGATGGGCACCGGCATACAGGCAACGGTGCAGCGCGCGCCTTTTTCGACATGGTCGATCAGCATGCGCGAGTAATCTTGTTTGTAGATGTGGTCGCCGGCGAGGATCACCACATATTCGGCTTTATAGCGACGAATAATGTCGAGGTTCTGCGTCACCGCATCGGCCGTACCGCGATACCAGTTTTCACCGTGTACCCGCTGCTGCGCCGGCAGCAGATCGACGAACTCGTTCATCTCTTCGCTGAAGAAAGACCAGCCTCGCTGGATATGCTGCACCAGAGTGTGCGATTGATACTGGGTAATCACGCCGATGCGGCGAATACCTGAGTTAAGACAGTTAGATAACGCGAAGTCGATAATACGGAACTTACCGCCAAAGTGGACGGCAGGCTTCGCGCGCTTAATGGTTAAATCCTTAAGCCGGGTACCACGCCCGCCAGCAAGGATCAGCGCCACCGATTTGAGAGGAAGTTGACGCGCCAGCATCAACGGATCGTTCTTTTCTAGCCCAACCATGATTAACTCCTTTTGATTCCCCTGCTTCACGGCCCATTCATCATGAACACGCCGAAAACCCCCAGGGACTACGACCTTTGAAATACGCAAACTCCGTGCGCGGGCCCATGCCAGACAGCCATGATGACCGGATTATCCTCTCCGGCGAATGGAGGAATGGCGCGCCACTCCCCCGCGGGTAAAACCATATCCGCCACCTCCGCGGTGGCATTCAGCGCGATCAGCCAGCGATCGGATAACAGGATTTGCAGCCGCGCGGCGCCATGTTGCCACTCGTCGGCG contains the following coding sequences:
- the glgC gene encoding glucose-1-phosphate adenylyltransferase, whose protein sequence is MVGLEKNDPLMLARQLPLKSVALILAGGRGTRLKDLTIKRAKPAVHFGGKFRIIDFALSNCLNSGIRRIGVITQYQSHTLVQHIQRGWSFFSEEMNEFVDLLPAQQRVHGENWYRGTADAVTQNLDIIRRYKAEYVVILAGDHIYKQDYSRMLIDHVEKGARCTVACMPVPIEEASAFGVMAVDESEKIIEFVEKPANPPAMPNDATRSLASMGIYVFDADYLYELLAADDLDENSSHDFGKDIIPKITEAGMAYAHPFPLSCVQSDPQAEPYWRDVGTLEAYWKANLDLASVTPELDMYDQHWPIRTHMESLPPAKFVQDRSGSHGMTLNSLVSGGCIISGSVVVQSVLFPRVRVNSFCNIDSAVLLPDVWVGRSCRLRRCVIDRACVIPEGMVIGENAEEDASRFYRSEEGIVLVTRDMLRKLGHKQER
- the glgA gene encoding glycogen synthase GlgA, with translation MQVLHVCSEMFPLLKTGGLADVIGALPAAQIADGVDTRVLLPGYPDIRRGITDAQVVTRRDTFAGRITLLFGHFNGVGIYLIDAPHLYDRPGSPYHDANMNAYTDNVLRFALLGWVGSEMACGLDPFWRPEVVHAHDWHAGLTPAYLAARGRPAKSVFTVHNLAYQGMFYSWHMNEIELPWSFYNMHGLEFNGQISFLKAGLYYADHITAVSPTYAREITEPQYAYGMEGLLRQRQHEGRLSGILNGVDDAIWNPQSDLLLAARYDRDSLEEKAENKRQLQIAMGLKVDDKAPLFAVVSRLTSQKGLDLVLEALPGLLEQGGQLALLGAGDPVLQEGFLAAAAEHPGQVGVQIGYHEAFSHRIMGGADVILVPSRFEPCGLTQLYGLKYGTLPLVRRTGGLADTVADCSLENLADGVASGFVFEDSNAVSLLRAIRRTFVLWSRPSLWRYVQRQAMNMDFSWQVAAKSYRELYQRLM
- the glgP gene encoding glycogen phosphorylase, with the protein product MNAPFSYASPTLSVEALKHSIAYKLMFIIGKDPAIANKHEWLNATLFAVRDRMVERWLRSNRAQLSQEVRQVYYLSMEFLIGRTLSNALLSLGIYEDVNNALADMGLDLEELIDEENDPGLGNGGLGRLAACFLDSLATLGLPGRGYGIRYDYGMFKQNIVDGRQKESPDYWLEYGNPWEFERHNTRYKVRFGGRVQQEGKNTRWIETEEIIAEAYDQIIPGFDTDATNTLRLWSAQASSEINLGKFNQGDYFAAVEDKNHSENVSRVLYPDDSTYSGRELRLRQEYFLVSATVQDILSRHYQLHRTYDNLAAKIAIHLNDTHPVLSIPELMRLLIDEHKFSWDEAFEVTCQVFSYTNHTLMSEALETWPVDMLGKILPRHLQIIFEINDYFLKTLQEQYPNDTALLSRTSIIDESNGRRVRMAWLAVVVSHKVNGVSELHSRLMVESLFAEFAKIFPMRFTNVTNGVTPRRWLALANPPLSQVLDENIGHTWRTDLSQLSDLQQHIDYPTVNQAVRRAKLENKQRLANYIAQQLNVVVNPRALFDVQIKRIHEYKRQLMNILHVITRYNRIKADPQAEWVPRVNIFAGKAASAYYMAKHIIHLINDVAAVVNNDPQIGDKLKVVFIPNYSVSLAQLIIPAADLSEQISLAGTEASGTSNMKFALNGALTIGTLDGANVEMLEHVGEDNIFIFGNTAEQVEALRSNGYKPRDYYEQDEELHQALTQIGTGLFSPSEPGRYRDLLDSLINFGDHYQVLADYRSYVDCQDKVDELYRHPEEWANKAMMNIANMGYFSSDRTIQEYAKHIWHIDPVRL